CTACAAACAGAAGTGTAATACCAAATCCCGCGTAGGAGGTATGAAAAAGTGAACCTTTGCAAGCAAATTAACCTTAAACCCTAATAAAAGTATATAATACCAGGAGTCCGGTACTGCTGACAGATCGCAtaataacttgtttgattaATTAATAGCTACCATAGAAttgttggaatttaaagatggaaaagtCCGCTCAAAATCTGAcaggttttccaaaaccggcaggttttgagcGCGAGTTGAAAAACGGACTTAAAAGACATTTCTTGAAGTGCACCGAAAATCGGCCGGTTTTgggaaaccggcaggtttcaaGATCAGTTTTTTGTGTTGTCCGGTTTTTTATCTTTTCTTTGGATTCCTCTTTTATAATAGCCTTTTAAGTATGatttatggacaattatcattctgattatggtgattaagttggtcaattatttctcttgattatgggggttatAAACCCTTCATTATCATGAGTTTAATCGGTGATTCAATACTATTGGATTCCTTTGAGTCATTTGGTTTCTTTGGGCTGTTTTGTATTCTCCACTgatcctataaatacatgcttCATTTCTTGAGTTGTTTACAGAAAAATCATTCCCTTATCATCTTATTTTCTCCTCTCTTTTGGGCTTAAGTTCTAGTAACTCCATCTCACACCCAAGAGTGCCATTGTGggttgagagttgtgtaaaccttagggaacgaatcggtgaatacaattgtgcaccccggttgcaccgaatctcgttttcaaggcaatggtttggttaccacggcacAACAAGTTCCGTAAATCTTACATTCTTGTTATTCATTTTAGCCTTGAAAACACATAAACTACAACAAGAATGACTAAGCATTTTACAATCTTTTCTTCCCTTTGTACATATGACAAACAAAGTGTTTGaattttcatttaaaaaaatcAGAACGATTGATGATGCGATTTTTTAGTTTGAACATTCTGTTGGAGTATTTATAGATAATAAACATCCCGTTGATGAGAAATTCAACCAAGAGGTGGGGGATCGAATGCAGCTGATTGTTGACAGACATAACGAATTAAATACACCTAATTTATATTGAATTCAATCTCACagctagctagctagctagctCGGTTTCTCAAACGATAATGTATTTTAAGGCTCTTAACAGTTGCACAATTTCAGTTGATATAATAACAACACCATGTCTTTTTTTCTTGGTTCAGACTTGAGACAACAAGCGGAATGAATCGATCAGAATTCTTTCTTACATTATTTTTTATACAGAATTCTTTAAACCAACATCACAGCACAGCACAGCAATACAGCATCATATCTTTGTTTTTTATTTGGTATGCACCAACCAAGTGTTTCAGCTAGTGTGTCCCATTGGCCATAGGAACTTTCAATTACAAAAAACAAAGCTAGTTGCTATGACCATAATTCATCTAACAAGTTGTTTATTAGCAGAAGCAAATGTACTTTATTCAAATTCTACTGCTCTTAAATTAGCAGTGAATTCCTTACCTTATTTTCTATGATTATTTTTACAGCTAGCTAGCTAATACATGGCTGGGTATAAGAGTTACAAGAACTAAAAATGGCGTGTGAAACGTCACCATTCTGTATTGGATTTGGATAAAAGAATGATGAAGTAGACAAAACTTGTtcggaaaaagaagaaaaacaaGTCGATCTTGAAAATATTTACACAGTATCAGTAGGAGACCATTGATCAGATGAAGCACCATTGATCTTGACAAATCGTCCTTTGACTCTCTTACGTGTATCAGCCCTTGCCTTCCTCGACTCATAACGTATATGCTTCTCATATCTATTCATATATTCAACAGATTAATTGAACTAGAGTTAGTCACTTAGTCTAGaatctagatcataaaatcAAGTAATTAAGAAATGTGTAGCTAGCTACCTTCttgtcttcttcttctccttgtaACGTTGCATGGCATTGCCTCTATTTTGTGCAAGCATTTCCATGTCGGCCTCTGTTCTTACTCCATTCTCACCTCCAAGGAAAACAGTTTGATCCATAAAATGAATATCTATGCTTTTATTTTTACCAAAAACTGAACCCGATGATGGCCTTATTATAGCCACATTGTTGTTCTCCGGTGTTGCTGGACCCTGACTCACTGCTGAATTTTGCATCTTACTCTGTACTTACAAATAACAATACCCAATTTCAGTAACATACAAACTACTATATGTCAATTACAGTATATAATTCATAAGGGGGTTGGGTTACATACATTAAACATTCGGATATCATCCGAGCAATTGATGTCATAGAGATTTGAGGTTGGCAAACCAGTTTCTGGTACAAGTGAGTTGTTGTAGCTGTTAGTGTTGATCATAAAACCAACTTCACTTTCACGGTACCCAATATTTAACCTTCCGCCTTCCTCATGATCCCTCATTCTCCCTGAGTTGAAATCCCATATCTGAACCACTCAAAATACACATCGTTAATTCATTATTCACTAGAGCAATTGAGTAATCAAATAATTACTTGTTCACTTATTGTTCAAGTAATAACCAAGAAAAACATTAACACCACTACAATGTGAatgtgatagatcaatcaataGACAAATCCTAAGTACAAATGGCCTTAATTAGCTAGCTAGTACACAAGATAACCGCATTCTGTACGATTACAGGTCAGGATTGTTAGTGGATGACAACCTGCTTAATTGGTAAAGATTTAAGGATTGCAACTAATGATCAACAAATCGAAGCATATAGTCGAGTCTATTCATAAATCACTACTACTTTACTCGCCAAGGTGAAAACTTTTTCCGGACATTCTAAAATACCAAGTGCTCAATGATATAAATGTGATCAAACTATTCAATTCTGGATAAGGTAGTACTTAAGTATCCAATTCTCATTTTAAGAAAGAGGGGAGGGTTTGTTACTGATGTATTATTGGAGGATAGACGACCTCCATGAACTATTGCATTTGTctaactttttaatttaatcgttcatacaaaaacaaaaaaagcacCTTAGTTTATATACgaattacggagtataattgAAATCACTCCTGAGTCACAGAGTAAGATCAAAGAACGCTCGAAAATTACATTTACTACTTCAAAAGATCGAGCAGGGAAGCTTAGCTAAATTGGTGTTCTGATCTCATTCTACACAGATAAATATCATTCTTACCCAAGCAGGAAAGTCTacaaaacataaattaacaatcttACTAAATCAGGTAAACCTACTGAAGACAAATATCATACTTACTAATTCAGGTAAGCATTCCACCAAATCAGGCAACCAACACAAttctctatttaattaaatcaAACTTAGATTGTAATTAATTCAAAACAAGACTTTAAACCAAAAAGATTAGATTAAACAAACAAACCTGTATAGGAGGATTGGTGGGACTAGATTCCCACATGACATTTCCAGCAGCAGGACCATCCACATTAATAGCATTATTACTATTTATAGTATTATTTGTTGTCAACCCCATGAAAGATGTGAAATTCGCTTCAtcttgttgctgttgttgttgttgttgaaacaagattgattgattttgattaatatCGTAATTAGAGgtggtattattattattattattattattattattgttctCTAATCCTAAAATAAAATCGTCATTAGCAACAGCAGGAACAACAAGCAGAGGATTATTAGTAATATCACCAGTCTCTTGATCAGAATCCTTGCGCTTCTTTTGAAGGTGCAAATATTGCTTCATCGCCGCCTCCTGTTTTTTCCCATTAAAACAGTTCTTAATTAACCCATTAACCACCCCAGGATCATCATTCGCGTTATCATCAAATCCCCATGGGAAAGTGGGTCCCACATTGACATTATGATGAGCTGGTACCAGCAAATCCGCCCAAGGATCGTGAGCACCGTCACCGTCGATGATTAGGAGTGAATCATCATCAACGGCGGGTTTTGTGGGTTTCTTGGTGGCGGGATCGAGGCCGATGGCGGTGGTTAGGTAAGAGGCGGTGGGGCAGCTGAAGAGGCCCTCAACGGATCGATCGTGAGGGTAGGAGTCGTTTAGGTGGAGATCAAAGTCGCAGTCGTGGCAGAAAAGGAGGTTGTGAGTAAAGCATTTGACGGTGGCGGGTTGGGTTCCGCAACCGTCGCAGAGGAGATTACGGACGTGTTTTCTGGAGAGGGAATTGGCAGAGTGGACGTGCTGATCGCATAACAAGCAAAGCTTAGCGGTGTCAGCTCGGCAGTAGATAACAGCCGTTTGTTGGTTGCAGAAATCACATGGATTTTTTATTTGTTCAGTTTTTGTTGTTACACTCTGCATTTTCTCTTCTTCTccaactactactactactcctACTCCTACTCCTTTTGATGATGttcccatttctttttctttttctttttctttttctgaaCGAGATaaacaatttaattaatttcttttaGTGAAAAAAAAGGGACAAAAATGGTTGAGAGAATTATACAGAAGGATGGGTTTGTGGAAAAGGGGAGGGAGGAAGGAAGTAGAAGAAGAGAAGATGGGGGGGATGGGATGATATAAAGAGAAATTTGGGGGTACccgaaaaaaacaagaaaaaataataaaaagtatATCTTGCATTAAATATCTGATTTACTACCTTTTTGGTGCTGATGTGGATACATTCTTAAGCCACATGCCATGTACAGATGTACTCCGTACTAGTCGAAATGGAGTGTGAGAGTATTGTTCACCCGGTATACTCTGGTGTATAATTAATAAGGTCGTGTTtttcaaattaacaattttagtAGAGTCAAagaatttttgaaattttgatagtttgtttcttttatttgtttgttgGTTGAATAGGTTAATTTTACGTGTGCATTTTCTCCATTTAAGTCAACATCAACGTGGAAAATGGAGATTGTTGCTAATGGTATTTGATCAGATGTACTTTTTGTCAAACTATGTAACTCAAAATTTAGAATTTAACCCTAATGTGATCCTAATATAAATCCTCAATTCTAGTAACTATAACTAATTTTTGAGACCATTTTCATCATAACTATTATTACTATAATTAGCATACTGAAAATGTGTACTTTATGACTTTTGACAAGCACTTAAGCGAATATACTccataatttgtaatttttttagaTTCTTTTTATCTTTCTTTTTTGCAAAATATTCCTTAAAAATTCGATTAGTTGTACCATAGGGGTAAATTGAAATTGAAGATTTCAAAAATAGAGAAATATATGTCACGAAAGAATGGGACAAAGATATATAAAGAAAAAAtttgtttcagaaaaataatagagaAAATACTCAAGTAGAAATGCAGAatattatttactttttatttacagaatataaacataaactagttAAAGAGCATTGATTTAACAATTACCAACCAAAATAGTAAACTTCTTGGTGTAGGTTGGTTATTTTGCTATGGATTTCATTTTTAAACTTAAGATTATGCATGCGACCCCAAATAGTTTCACGTTAACACATTAAACAATCAATTCTTATTCTTTGGCTTCAAATGGCAAAGTGTGAATACATACTCCATAAATTTTGTTAATGTGTTATGCCTCAATAAAAGATGAAAGTAAAGTTGATAAATGTTAAAAAATTTATGAaaccaactaaaaataaaattatgaaacGGAATCACCAAAGTAGTACTCTTTGTTAGTCGATAAAATTAGTGAATATACATGAAGAATTGGCATTAAATTGAAAAGGTCGCTTTTAGATTAAGACGAAggggaagatgatgatgatgatgatgatggttgaGTACTGAGTAGGGTCGAGTAGTAATACAAAATATGGAGTACTCCGTACCTGTAATTAAGTTGTAacaacaatattaaaaaaaagcacATGGATTGGCATCTGGGGTTCTAAAATAGAAAGATAATATTTGTATTTGCGGCATTCAAGATTTCAAGGTATGCTGACATGCTTGGTGACGTTTTACTCCCTACATTATGCTGTGGCTCAATCCTCCAAAATCCTCCACCATCCTCTTAGCTCACTCTCTTACCCTTTCCCCTTTTTTTAAtgctttttattttcctttctactctttttattttttcttttctttatttttctagtTTTTCATTTCATTATTTAAATTATTGATTAATGCGGTGGATAATAGTTACGAGATTATTTCTTAGAGAAGGCACTCGGCTGTCGCCCAGGGACAGGCACGGCCCAGTACTATAAAGAAAATGTTACAAGTAAAAAATCCGTTCACAATCCGAACTCTTTCAGTCcagaccgtttacaacccgatctGTTTTAAATCGAATCGTTTATAAATTGTAACCCGCTTACGATCCGTTTAATTCAAACCGTTTATAACATGTACTATTATaacatttttataaattaatgtctAGATAAGAaagataaaaaaattaaaattaaaaactaagctAATAGTTTACATTAAAAAACACTCCGTAATaaactataaatttataataactgACATGGTCAGAATATTTTCACACCAGATCTGTGCGACGCTCTCTTAGGTAGCAAAATTAACATCCAAAACCCATATCAtccatctaagcaagaatccgatattataatataaatgtattgaaatttgtgattttagtaataacCCGACATTGTTTATAATTTTGTATACGAATTGACCTGATCAGAAGCGAACCCGACCCAATATGAACCCGACTCGATATTAACACGAACTGATATGAACCCGGCCCGATATTAACACGAACCGACATGAACCCATGCCAACCAATCCGTTAATTTTTCAACCCGATCCGACAACCAAAAGAACTCGTTTCAACCCAAACCCAATCCGATTTGTTTGCCCGAAATGATACCCTACTTGTGATACATTCATGGAAAAACATAACAAGACACTACTAGTACTCTGGCATGAAAGACATGCTAAAGTACTTGACACTTGATTTGGTATGTAAGCATGTCATACCATGATGGCACGTAGCCGATGTAGGCTATTAGTTTCAAGGcctcttttttgaaaatttaTCCACAACACGACATGTATACGGTAAATTGTATTATGATTTAGATCCTAGATAGTACTCAGTAGATATCCCCAGGTTCATAAAGACTGATAATTCATTACTTGTGTTAATTTCAACCTAATTCATTTAAAATGAGTATTACTTACTTTGTTGACTTGTAGAGTTTGTAGTATTGACCATCGAATCGAAGTCATAGTGAAatataaaacattgagtctTCTGTTCTTGCAGAAGCCCAACATAGCAGAACGTGTTCACATAAATTTAATGGGCTTATTGGGCCGATTTAGGGATATACCGACATACTACTAGTCCAATAGTCCTAGTACGCCAGTAAATGGTGTTGAAGTTGAAATGTAGATGCAGCCCATGTAGGAGATATTCCTTTTCGAATCATCAAATTTGATCAATGATAGCGAAATGCAACGTGCAATTTACGTGTTTCTTAAAtacttttatgtttttttttctcaCAGCATAGCTAAATTATTAATACAATCAGTCAATCATATAGGACATTCACAAAAGAAATTTGATGCAAATGAGCGGCAAACACCCTAAAAACTAACAAATTGGATCATATAAGTCAAATGTTTCATTAATCAAAATTACGGTCGTGAAATAGATATTGCACTGTAGCTTGTAGGACAACCCTCGAATAAGTAAGTTTAGTTAGTTGTAAATTGCATTTAGATGACCACTACTTCTCCTAACCTTACCTTATTCAAACTAGTTTTTCATGAAATTTTTGCAATAACCTTATGAGTTATGACTCATTTATACAAAATCTTAAAATGGGTGAAAATAAGGTCATCTAGAGTGAAAATAAATACTTGTATGAAATATTGGTTATGTAATTATATTGTTTAATTAAATGACCATTGAAGCAGGACTGTAGGAGTCTAAGAGATAATGTGGGAACGTGGGGTACTTACTACTCAATTTCATCCATCTTTcttttacaaaaatcttattcTCGAGAAGATATGTAGATAaccttactttttttttaaaaaaaaaaaaaatttaaaaatcccCATTTTTGCTAGTTAATTGATAAACTGATAACTAACTGCAAAATAGGAGGAAACGTGGTTATGCTATTTCTGAATCGCAGtttgaaaaaaacaaaaattgaaaatttgaaagTGGGATATAATACTCGAAGTTGTTGGGGGTATTTTTGGGCAAATTatttaaactaaaaaaattgGGTTCTTTGAAATCATATTTAACATAAGATAGGAAAGAGATAGAAAACAAAACAAGGTAACAgaaaaacaacaacaagaagaagaagaaatggaAGGAGGAGGAATGCAGCATTCTCATTCTCACTGTCAAGTAAGCCTTGATGACCTGCAACAAAACGGCGAGTCTCAATCGCAGCAACAACATCAATACCAGGAATCTCAAAATGATGATTTCCTAGATCAGATGCTCTCAACAATTCCTAACTGTTCGTGGCCCCCAACTCCCCATGATCTTCCTTCACCAACTTCTAACCCTAATCTTTCTCTTAAACCCGGTGATTCTCCTCCGGATGACCGAGAGGCAGCGGCGGCAGCGTTTCAGTATCCTTTCGACGAGGCGTCTTTAGTATCTAAACTTCGCCAGCAGCAGCATCAGCAGCAGATGAATGAAGTCACTGCGAAGTCATTGCTGTTGCAGCATCAACAGCAGTTTCTTTTATCACGAAGGTCTCCTGGTGATACCGCCCCTGCCGGCCCTGGAATGTTGCCTTTGCCTTTGAGCCTTGGGAATAATGATTCTGGTGTTGATCCTTCCTCATTCAAATCTCAGGTATTTTATCTATCTAACTTCTTGCTTCATTTCAGTTTACTAATTTTGGCATTTCCATTGATATTGAATTTTGGGGTTATGGTAATGGCAGGTTGGAACAGAAGCTTCAGTTCAGGCATTGTACAATGGTTTCGGCGGATCGCTCCATGCCAATGCGCAACCGCCTAATCAGCAGCATTTTCACCCTCCTCCACCACCGCCGCCCCCTCAGGTCTTCtttaattttgatttaatttaataCTTGCTGCTCATTACCCAAATGGCGAAATTATTTCttatgatgataatgatgacttatttacttcatttttttggttttcccaaTTTATTATCAATCAAATGAATGCTCCGTGAATGAATGTAGGGAGGGAATTTGACTGGTGGACAGAACTACGGAGGTCAGGGAGCAGGAATGAACGGAGCGCCGCCAGCTAGCGCATCAACAGGAGGGAGTAGTGGTGCCGGCGCCGGCGCCGGCGCCCCTC
This sequence is a window from Spinacia oleracea cultivar Varoflay chromosome 1, BTI_SOV_V1, whole genome shotgun sequence. Protein-coding genes within it:
- the LOC110785752 gene encoding bHLH transcription factor RHL1 — encoded protein: MEGGGMQHSHSHCQVSLDDLQQNGESQSQQQHQYQESQNDDFLDQMLSTIPNCSWPPTPHDLPSPTSNPNLSLKPGDSPPDDREAAAAAFQYPFDEASLVSKLRQQQHQQQMNEVTAKSLLLQHQQQFLLSRRSPGDTAPAGPGMLPLPLSLGNNDSGVDPSSFKSQVGTEASVQALYNGFGGSLHANAQPPNQQHFHPPPPPPPPQGGNLTGGQNYGGQGAGMNGAPPASASTGGSSGAGAGAGAPQRQRVRARRGQATDPHSIAERLRRERIAERMKGLQELVPNANKTDKASMLDEIIDYVKFLQLQVKVLSMSRLGGAAAVAPLVAASEGGAAGRSSNGNQTASGNDSMSITEHQVAKLMEEDMGSAMQYLQGKGLCLMPISLATAISTATSLNRSPLPPPRPHINNNTNHHDIHHHHHHPLIPPPIPSSNVEGDNNKGKPTSDSSVKDPSN
- the LOC110785750 gene encoding zinc finger protein CONSTANS-LIKE 15, yielding MGTSSKGVGVGVVVVVGEEEKMQSVTTKTEQIKNPCDFCNQQTAVIYCRADTAKLCLLCDQHVHSANSLSRKHVRNLLCDGCGTQPATVKCFTHNLLFCHDCDFDLHLNDSYPHDRSVEGLFSCPTASYLTTAIGLDPATKKPTKPAVDDDSLLIIDGDGAHDPWADLLVPAHHNVNVGPTFPWGFDDNANDDPGVVNGLIKNCFNGKKQEAAMKQYLHLQKKRKDSDQETGDITNNPLLVVPAVANDDFILGLENNNNNNNNNNNTTSNYDINQNQSILFQQQQQQQQDEANFTSFMGLTTNNTINSNNAINVDGPAAGNVMWESSPTNPPIQIWDFNSGRMRDHEEGGRLNIGYRESEVGFMINTNSYNNSLVPETGLPTSNLYDINCSDDIRMFNSKMQNSAVSQGPATPENNNVAIIRPSSGSVFGKNKSIDIHFMDQTVFLGGENGVRTEADMEMLAQNRGNAMQRYKEKKKTRRYEKHIRYESRKARADTRKRVKGRFVKINGASSDQWSPTDTV